tccaccaaacaaaataataaagaaaactCCAAGCTAAACCAAAAGTCAAATGATGCCCCGCCACGAAATGATGAATgagaaacaagaaaaagaaagaaaaaagagaaccCCCCCCAGAGATCAAAATGATATACTCATCACTTATTATACATAGTTGTCTCTAAcgttttgtttaaacaaaagcaaaaataatgaGAAGGAGCATGAGAAGAAGAAGGATGCAAAAAAAAGCTTAGGAATTAGAATTAACAAAGAGAGAACATTAAGAATATGTTGTTCAATTGCATACTAATACATACAAAGAATACTTGTGTTTTTAAccaaaactaaacaaaaaaaaaaaaaaaacaattgctATGAGTGccattaaacaaatttaaatataataaattattaaaaacaaaaattgtataacTTACAAAGTATAACAAcaatgaaaagaaagaaaacaatttaaagaaaaaaaacaagaataatatatatattagttagggcaaaaattatgttatagatttgtttttatatatatacacacgtacatatacatatatacatatatatatgtatatattgtttgttgattgttgacatatatttggtttaagcaaaacaaaacaaaaatcatatAAACCCATagatacatgcatatataccTAGAGCTATATATGGACAGtacaataaaagaaaaataacaatagcaaaaaaagaaaaatattaatgcaaacaaaaagaaaactttaaagTTAAAGCAAACAATAGCATTGACAAAAACTCGAATTATAtacctaaaaaacaaaaaaaaatctatatacaGAGAGAGGAGAAAAGTAGCCGCGAGACAATTTAGCTCCAAACTGctactaaaaacaaaaagaaacaacaaaataacaaaaaaaaaaaacgtttgcTTAGTTTTAATTAATGTGAAATTTGTTTAACTTACTTTTTATCTTGTTCCAATCTAAGCCACCTTAAAGtcaattttgaaatgaaaaatttttgtGAATTCTTCTCCAATCCCCATTGAGAACAAGATAAATTGGATTTagttgaattttttgtttttttattctgttttGTTAATCTAAACTGTAATAATGATAACTAGCTAAAttactttgtttttatttttgcgcttttctaattctttttttttctgttaaaGCTTTAgactaatttaaaaaaaaaaagaaaaaaaaaataaacaaccaaaaaaaaaatggattagaacatttaatgtttttttgttttttaacatTGTTTTTATCTTATTAATTTGATAATATTATTaacttgttattgttattactattattattattattatgattattattatatattatattatattatattatattaattaatatttataactaGAGTTGATCTAGCAAAAAAATAGCCTAAACAAAGTTGTAGTCAATAAGATGTTGAAGAAGGATGGAAAGATGAACAAAATATACTCCAAagaaaccaaccaaaaaatatatatacaacacacatatacatatatacaaggacatatacatatacctatatatatatattatatatatatatatatatatatatttaaactgaacaaaaaataagaaatggAAACAAGTTTTAGTAAAAGTGTATTTGGTAtcaaaagtaaacaaaaaagaaacaaacaagcaACATATTGCCATATTTAGCAGACACATAAAACAATAattaccaacagcaacaacaacaacaacaacaagaacaacagcaaaaagaaacatcataaaaattgtaacttgtaacagaaacaaaaaacgaatgttgtttattttttgtagcgaaatatatatacatatagatatatatatatatctgtatatatatatttaaaaagaaaaaacaaaatatgaacaaaaaacaaccaaGTAAAgtgtttatatatacatacatatatatacattataaaacatatatatttattgttaaaacaaaaaaaagaagagaaaaaaaaaaacgaaaccacGGAAAAGGCGAAATTATGAAACAAATTTATACacaagaaaattaaaaaacaaaaaaaaaaaacaaaaccaaaaaaaaaatatatatataaaatgaagCTGATATTGTTAGTAccttaacaacaacaacaaccaagaaatataagaaaaaaataccaattaatattattaataaattgtaataataacaaaatatatagtaaacacacacatacacacacacatatacaaacacacactgacatacataaacaaacacactgacacacacacacacacataacgagcaaaaagaaacataatgaaaatgttaatgaaattaaaaacaaaacaaaacaaaaaaaaaacccaaaacaaatttgagattcagtttttattaattgttatattttaatttttgcaaaaacgaaaaaattgtgaaaatcgTGGAGtcgtttatatatacacacaacaATGTTTaaatgacaaaaacaaaaaaaatttgataaaaagtGGTAACAAAATTtgcaagaaacaaaaaaaaaaaaacagaaaccaaaACCCATAATAAAGATTGATATTGAAATGTtgaaaccccaaaaaaaaaacaaaaaaaaaaaaactatttcatatttttatttcgCAAGGAAAAAtttgggcaaatttttcaGGGCGGGTAAATTAActaacataaatatttttcatatatcATTTCAGATTTGCTGCTTCTGTGTCTAAGTTATAGatttaagttaaaaatttcttaattttattttaagagttttttattttttaagttttgagTCAGGTCATTGGCTTGGTCCCAATGCTACCGTTAAATGTCTTAGTAGACGGTACTACCTGCAGCTAAGAGCAAAACAAAGTTTAAActatatttacattttttttaacaaaaaaaaacctgctCTAAAATAAGCTGGTAAGATTTTACTTTATAccaattatttttgattttaactaTTTTCTACTTATATGTTTATTGTGTTGTAGTTTTTAAAACGTTGAGTAAGTAGCTTTTAGTTGACAAAAATCGGTAAATggctatattatatatatatgactatatatccattcatctTTCAACTCATTTTCCCACCATATCAAGTTGATTTTGTTATTATGATTTTGTGTTTGAATAGATTTTGATTTAGTTACTTTTTAGTATACATTTGAATTATGTgctacgtgtgtgtgtgtgtgttgctgtGCTGTATTAACCtattatgttttcttttttaatattttagaatGGAAGTCCATAACATCATTGAATCTGGTGCGAGAGGTTACCTCAATAACGACGGCATCGCCGCATATCTGTCCACGCTGTGATAAGGCCTACACGTATAAAAAGAATCTCTCCAGACATTTGCGTTATGAATGCGGTTTGAGGCCAACTGAAAAGTGTCGCCATTGTCAATATGTTGCCCGCTATAAGCATAGTCTTAATATACATCTTAAAACCCAACATCCAGAGCATTTCAATGATgacaatcaacaacaacaattgatgGAACAGACACAGACAAGAACACCGCGTGGCCTTTTCGAGTCCAAAAATGGCAAAGAATATGTTTGAgatcgatatatatatattttttgaatttagttaTAGACTTTTGTGTGATAAGGTTGATGATATATGTGATCTCTATTTTGAAACTTTATAGGCATCAGGTGAGTTGCCTAAAAGAAAGGACAAGAGCCAATTATAAGGGGATCTAAAAATTTAATGCTAAAAGTAAAGTTTTTTCTCTTAgattgttaataaaaaaagaaattttctaaaaaacaaaccgaaaacaaattctaaatgTGTCATTATTGAATTTACTTTAGAACTTAAGACATTTTCTATAAaataactaattttttttttctattttaatttattggcaaggtgtttatatgtatatataagaaaatttattatatcATTTAATggtgttatgttttttgtcCTTTAAACTCATcttaccacacacacacacacacacccacacacatacccaCACATAAAATTATAGCCATAAGCACTAATTCTAATGAAAACGGGAAGAAAAttgtttgcttgtttttttttctcttttcgaaacgaaattttaaaaaaaaaaaaagaagtgaaGTGTGTTATACAGATGCAGGAAAGAGGAAACGTTTATGAGTTTGGTAATTCTTGTTTTTCGTATACTAAACTaatctctttttctctccAATCAAATATGTTTACTTTAGCTTCCTCCTCCAAGCAGGATAAGGGCGAACAGACCGAAACCACACCGGATGAATTTGAACTGGACGATTGTCTGCTGGAGAGTAATGATATAGTCATAACACAGAACAAAGATGGTTTCGTTTTGCATGTCAAGAAGCTGGGCAACATTACGGCTGCCAAATTGGGTTCCAATCAAGCGGAGGAagatcatcaccatcatcagcaacaacagcagcagcagcagcagcagcaacatcattcACATCAGCATCATCAACAAACGGCAGCTGTCACCGTCACCGGACCAGCTGGTCAACCCACACAGACCATAACCGAACTATTGAATGCCGCCGCCGCTAGCCATGCGGATGTTAAACCCACTCTAACTACCTTGACAAGCACACCCATCAAATTGCCATCTTCGGAATGTGGTAAGtcaccaaaaaaaattcaatatctACGACTATTTCTGTATCTTTTAGTGCCAAGGTTTTTCCCATGAGATATATTTTTTAGCATACCTCCTTAAAGCTAGTCTATAAAGTTTAacaagatttatttatttcattcgAATGTGCCAAACTTATAGAAGTATATAACTTAAATATTCTTAATTAGCAGGAGGGGTCAAGTTCATATGGCCACAACCTTGTTCTTTCCTTTAAATCAACTCAAACTTGTTTTTAGACAGTTCAAGCTACAAAGTTGCATTTATGTGGATCTCTTTCTCTAATTTTTATGGAAAGAAACACTATATCAGATAGTTTCCATTCATCCAGAAAGAAGCACTATATCAGATAGTTCCAATAGGTTgctcaaaaatataaaaagtatTTGCTTTTGAACTCTATTTTTTCCTATTGATTATGTTTGCCAGATTCATTGAATCAATCTCTCATTTAActtcttatgcatttataagCAACATAAAagaattaccaaaaaaaaaatttatagctATGTGAATATGTTGTTTTAAGATTGATCTGTTGTTTACCAGTTGAAGATCTGTTTTTCATTATTGATCAAgatagaaaaaattaattagaaaGGAAAGTTTTGTATGTGAAAAGCGTTAAATCCAATGCTGATTGAATCCAAAcgattaaatatataatttagaTAATTGAAAGATAAAAGGATTGTccttttttatatagaaattacCGATTCAAAAGTCTAACGattaaagaaataatttaGATAATTTAGGCAGATTAAAGGAATATTTTATATCAACATTACCCATTCAAAAGTTgaacaaattaaaagaaagaaagtaaGCCGcaaaaaagttgaaaacttttatatttttcattaagaTGAATTAAGCCATTCTAAAATTAGTCAAacaactttatattttccgATTTAAATGGCTTAAGCAGAGATGGATTTTGGGTGGGTTAAGAAAGAAGACAAATTATCCTTCCTAAAACCTCAATTCTCACTTGAAACTGATAAAATTTTGATGTCGAAGATACCGCTGTAATAGGAACACTagtcaaaaaaatattttcaattatttaattaataatttagtttgttatctatttaaaaatgaaactAAAATGCATAGTAAGAATAAGAAAGGGGTTTTTATATGCACACGCTTATGTGGCTATGAGCTAAATAGGACTAAATAGACTCAAAACAGGTTGCAGGGTATTGGGAGCAGAAGGTATAAACGGATGCCTAATACCGAAGGGTATTAGGAGCAGAAGGTATAGAGAGTAGACTAGTTGGACTACATGTTAATGACATACTAACCTGAGTCAATAAGTCGCCATTCAAAAGGtcttatatatattgtattgtattaaagtataggataaatttgtaaactataaacctaactatattttacaagcactggcaactaaggccttcggcttagacgaaaactaaaTCCATACattagcctgggattcgaacccggatccttgTTGTTCAGTTCACTAAATGACTAGGCCACTTAGACATCTGGAAGATTTTCTTTTGTAAGCTTTGCTAATATTTGGTTTCTTCTAGATTAGTGTTTTCTTTTCTGAATAACAATTTAATGGAATCTAACTAATCGaaatgtgttttgttttttttttgctttctttttgcagAGATTATTGAAATCAAGAAAATGGTACCAGCTTCCACCACGATTGctgcacatcatcatcatccgcATACAAGTAGCACCACAACCATAATACATCCTCATCACATAATACAGCATGTGCCACAGGAAGCCACAGGATCGCATCAccaagagcagcagcagcaccagcaacagcagcagcaacaaatccAAATCGAGGAAGTTCCACAAAGTTCCCACCAAACTCATCATCAGCTGCAGCAATCCACGGGGCAAGTACAAAGCATAATTACAACACATCCGGGTCAGACAATTAATCTGGTTGGCCTACGTAATGTGCAATTGGCCACGACCAGCGATCAGAAGGCAAACACCATTGGCTCGCGGATACGTTATTCGCGTGGCAAAATTATTGGACCCACCACAGTGAGCAATTTGCAGATTGTTGAGACCCATGAGGGCATTAGCCATCAGCATCATGAGCTGGCCGATGGCACCAAATATGAGATCAGTGAAATTGATTTGAATAATCCAAATGCTTCGGCAGCCATTATTAGTGACCTGGTGAAATATGCTGAGATCGATGACATTGAATTGCCCGATGGCACTAAAATTGGCATTGGATTTGCTCCCTCCGAGATTACAGAGCATATGCAGACATCGGGCGGTGAGACGCACATAACAACGATTGAGCATGAGCCTCAGGAATTGCAGACAGTGCCACAGCATCATCAGGATCAGGGACAGCAAACGCATCATATACATGCCAGTCAATTGCAGACGCATCACATTCAAACTGTGGTCCAAACCGATGACCATCatcaccaccagcagcagcagcaacaacaacagcaacatcatcatcacacCACAATTCATTTGCAGGAAGATGATGGCGTCGATACCATATTACCCGAAGAATTGGATGTTCATGATACGAGCAAAAGTTATACCATACTCACAACGCGACCCATGAAAGAGGAATCCGATGCTGGTGGCGATCCAAGTGGCATGACCTATGAACTCTCGCTAAGTGACTCCTCATTGGGTCCATGTGATGATCCCGAATCGCGTTACGTTTGTCGTCATTGCGGCAAGAAATATCGCTGGAAATCGACACTGCGACGTCACGAGAATGTGGAGTGTGGCGGCAAGGAGC
The nucleotide sequence above comes from Drosophila willistoni isolate 14030-0811.24 chromosome 2L unlocalized genomic scaffold, UCI_dwil_1.1 Seg72.1, whole genome shotgun sequence. Encoded proteins:
- the LOC6637920 gene encoding longitudinals lacking protein, isoforms F/I/K/T isoform X1, coding for MDDDQQFCLRWNNHQSTLISVFDTLLENETLVDCTLAAEGKFLKAHKVVLSACSPYFATLLQEQYDKHPIFILKDVKYQELRAMMDYMYRGEVNISQDQLAALLKAAESLQIKGLSDNRTGGSSAASQPKPEATQQHHRGGKLSGAYTLEQTKRARLATAGAGAGLDASADISGSREGSSSPSRRRRKVRRRSMENDVHDNSNSSVLQQAAASNQSLLQQTSAGLAVSALVSTQLASTNASPAAAAAANQPLTSTNLTKKTESAKLTSTATAAVGGATAATTETSDAINTENVQQGGAQGVNVEDHESDAAASTGASHTGVVVKQLANVIESSNKSSSASSAAANHKQNKNKNDNSVSSVGSEMVIEPKAEYDDDAHDENVEDLTMDEDDMTMEELDQTAGTSQGGEGSSQNYGAWQHDRSQDDIGLMAAQDAQQRDPQASSSKQDKGEQTETTPDEFELDDCLLESNDIVITQNKDGFVLHVKKLGNITAAKLGSNQAEEDHHHHQQQQQQQQQQQHHSHQHHQQTAAVTVTGPAGQPTQTITELLNAAAASHADVKPTLTTLTSTPIKLPSSECEIIEIKKMVPASTTIAAHHHHPHTSSTTTIIHPHHIIQHVPQEATGSHHQEQQQHQQQQQQQIQIEEVPQSSHQTHHQLQQSTGQVQSIITTHPGQTINLVGLRNVQLATTSDQKANTIGSRIRYSRGKIIGPTTVSNLQIVETHEGISHQHHELADGTKYEISEIDLNNPNASAAIISDLVKYAEIDDIELPDGTKIGIGFAPSEITEHMQTSGGETHITTIEHEPQELQTVPQHHQDQGQQTHHIHASQLQTHHIQTVVQTDDHHHHQQQQQQQQQHHHHTTIHLQEDDGVDTILPEELDVHDTSKSYTILTTRPMKEESDAGGDPSGMTYELSLSDSSLGPCDDPESRYVCRHCGKKYRWKSTLRRHENVECGGKEPCHPCPYCTYKAKQRGNLGVHVRKHHPEKPQLESKRGRKI